The following nucleotide sequence is from Gymnodinialimonas sp. 202GB13-11.
GGCCGAACGCGGGCTCTACACTTTCCCGCTGCGGTTGGAGAAAGCGCAAGAGAACGCCACAGCTTTGGCCGATTGGCTGGCAGAGCATCCAAAGGTTGCGCGCGTCCTATACCCCGGGCGAGCCGATCACCCGGATCACAGCCGCGCCGCTGCCCTGACTGGGGGTGTTTACGGGAACATGGTCAGCTTCGAGCTGATCGATCCGACAGAAGCCGCAGCTGATCGCATGATCCAGGCCGCGCCCGATCTGCCCTTTGCCCCGACGCTTGGCGATGTGGGCACCACGCTCAGCCACCCGGCTTCCTCGAGCCATCGCGGCTTGACGTCTGAGGGCCGCGCAGCACTGGGGATCAGCGACGGGTTCTTCCGCGTCTCGGTAGGGATTGAGCCAATTGAGCTGTTGATTGCAGATTTCGAAACGGGATTGGCCGCGGTTTAAACCGTATGGAGCGTGCTGGACGCCCCAAGCGCTATGACATCCAGATCAATGCAGCCCGCCTGGGCCATCATCTCGGCCCGGATCAACGGGATATCCGGCATAGCGGAGGCCAACATCAGGTAGCGCCCGGCGAAACGGCGCTTTTGCAATATGCGCAGCAGGTCGATTGCATCGAACCCCGGGGAGATCAGCGGTGAAAGCACCAGATCGGGTGCCGCTGGCCCTGAGAATGCTTGGTTTTCAATATCCGCGATCGAGACATGTTGCACCCGCGCGTCAGGCGCCAGCACGTGCCTTGGTATCCGTTCTAGCACACGGGCAGGAACGGAGACTGTCAGGGTATACTGGGGTTTAGCGACAGGTGGCAACTCACCGTCGAGGGGTGTCCATCGGAGCAGGGGTTGGTCGTTTAGCATGATGGCCCACCAAAGGCGCGCAAGGTCACCACGATGGTGCGTCCCTTTGAACCGCGTCTACCCCAGATCATTACAGGCAAAACGTGTTCTTTGCGAGTGCAAGTATTTCCAGCGCCGACACCGGCACCATTGCGCCACCTCTAAGAATCGGCGCAATTCAAAGCGACGTCGCAAGTTGCGCAGGTTGAGGACATGGACGACAGAATTCCAATGATCGACACCATCCTCAATGCCGTGCCGGACCCTCTGCTTCAGATCGACGGCCTGGGGAATATCGCCAACGCGAACGAACCGGCACTGATCATGCTTGGCGATTGGATCCTCGGGCGCAGCCACGGAACCGTTCTGCGCCAGCCCGCACTACAATCGCGCATCGAGGCTGTGCAAAGTGGCGATGCAACGGCTGAGGCGCGGTTCGAACGGTCCGAGCAATCCGGAGTGACTGAATACAAGGTCCGCATAACCGCCCTGCAAGCGGACGGTTCCCGTGGACTACTTCTGCACTTCACAGACGTCACTCATTTGCGCGAAGCCGAAGAAATCCGCCGCGATTTCGTAGCCAATGTCAGCCACGAATTGCGCACGCCGCTGACGGCTGTTCTGGGCTTCATCGAGACACTCCGTGGTCCGGCTAAAGATGATCCCGCAGCACAGGAACGGTTCCTGTCGATCATGGAGGAAGAGGCGCAGCGCATGAACAGGCTCGTCTCCGACCTTCTGTCGCTCAGCCGGGTGGAAGCCGCCGAACGGATGCGTCCCAGTGACGTGGTCGACCTGGATGGCCTGTTGCAAGCCAGCCTCGCCTCGCTACGGCCCCGGGCCGAGGAAACCGGCAACACGCTGAGCCTCGAAATCGATCCCTCCGCCACAAGTGCCGCCAGCATCATCGGAGAGCGGGACCAATTGATGCAGGTCTTCCTCAACCTCACCGAAAACGCGATCAAATATGGTGGACCAGACAAGCCTGTGACGCTTCGGATCAGCCGGGGCGAGGGCAGGGGCCTTATGCGTGGACCATTCGTTCAAGTTGATGTGACGGACCAAGGCGACGGCATCGACGGCCAGCATCTGCCGCGTTTGACGGAGCGTTTCTACCGTGTCGACACCCACCGTTCGCGCGAAATGGGGGGCACGGGCCTTGGGCTGGCCATTGTGAAACACATCGTCAATCGCCACCGGGGACGGCTCAAGATCACGTCCGAGAAGGGCAAAGGCAGCACCTTTTCTGTCCTTCTCCCGGCGAGCTGACGCAACGGCAGCGCACCCTGTCATAAAACTGTTACGCAACCGTCACAAAAGCATAGCGAGCCGTCTTTAGGCGGGTCGGCAACGGGGGCGAAATGCGCCTTCGGGATGTCTGACAAACCAAGTGGAGAATGTTCCAACATGTCTTTCGCAAAGCTTAGCGTTTCTGTTCTGGCCGTGGCTGCCGTATCCGCAACCGGGGCCGCCGCCCAAAGCCGCGACAACGTCCAGATCGCCGGTTCCTCGACCGTTCTGCCCTATGCCACCATCGTGGCCGAAGCCTTTGGCGAGAACTTCAGTTTCCCAACCCCGGTTGTGGAATCCGGAGGCTCCTCCACCGGCCTGCGCCGTTTCTGCGAAGGGGTGGGCGAGAACACGATCGACATCGCGAACTCGTCGCGCTCGATCCGCGAAAGCGAAGTCGCGACCTGCGCCGAAAATGGCGTGACCGACATCATCGAAGTGCGCTTTGGCTATGACGGCATTGTCTTCGCCTCCGACATCAACGGCCCGTCCTTTGAATTCAGCCCCTCCGACTGGTATCTCGCACTGGCCGCTGAACTGCCAGTGGACGGCGCGATGGTCGCGAACCCGAACACCAACTGGGCAGAAGTAAACGGCGACCTGCCGGATCAGGAAATCTCTGCCTTTATTCCCGGCACCCGCCACGGCACGCGCGAAGTGTTTGATGAACGCGTGATCTTGCAAGGCTGTGAAGACACCGGCGCAATGGCTGCGATGATGGAAATGGGCATGGACGAAGATGCGGCGGAAGAGGCCTGCATGGAAATCCGCGCTGATGGTGTCTCGGTCGACATCGACGGCGACTACACCGAAACGCTGGCCCGCATCGACGCGGATGCCAATGGTGTCGGCGTCTTCGGCCTCGCCTTCTATGAGAACAACACCGACCGCCTGCAGGTCGCCACAATGAACGGCGTGGTGCCAACGGTTGATGCGATTGCAACCGGTGAATACCCCGTCTCGCGCCCGCTGTTTTTCTACATTAAGGCCGCACATCTCGACGTAATCCCGGGCCTTCAGGAATATGCCTCCTTCTTCGTCAGCGAAGATATCGCGGGGGATTGGGGCCCGTTGGCCGCTTACGGTCTCGTATCCGATCCGGAGCTTGCCGAGACGCAGGCAGTGGTCGCCAATCGTGTGCTGATGGGCCAGTAAGCCCAACTGCTTGAACCGACAGGGCAGGGCCGCTAGACGGCCCCGTCCGCACCCCAAACCCACCGGAACGCTGCCATGCTCTGGATTCTTCTCGCCCTGATTTTCCTTGGTGCGCTCGGCTATGTGCTGGGGCGTCAGAGGGCGATGGCCAGCGCCGGGGGTGACCGCCGGGAACTCCATTCGCTGCCCAACTATTACGGCCTCAACGTCACACTCCTGACGCTGGTGCCCGCGCTGCTGGTTTTGGGACTATGGCTCATCATCCAGCCCATCGCGGTTGAGCGCATTGTCGAACGCCAGATCCCCAATCCATACATGGAGCAGGTCGAAAACCCGACCCTTCTGATGACCGAGGTGCGCAGGTTGGCGGGCGGCATCGACGCCGCTATTGATCGGGGCTTCCTGAGTGCAGACGACGCGTCAAACCTCGCGTCCGACAACGACATTCGCGCGCAACTGGCCGAGGCCGGTGTGGCCCTCGGCGCCGATGTCAGTGAAACGGTTCTGGAGGCCGCGCAAAACTTCCGCGATCTCAACGCCACTGGCGGCACATGGATGCTGGTCGTTGTCTTCGCGCTCGCCTTCGCGGGCCTCGCCTATGCTTACGTGCGCACCCACAAGGATCTGCGCGCTCGCAACCGGGTGGAATATGCGATCCTGTCCATTCTCGTGGTCGCCTCAACCCTCGCAATTCTGACAACCGTAGGCATCGTCCTGTCGATGCTGTGGGACACGCGGAACTTCTTCCAACTCTACCCTTGGCAGGATTTCTTCTTCGGCCTGGAATGGCGGCCATCGTTTGAGGGCAATTCCGAACTTGGCCTGATCCCACTCCTCTGGGGCACGCTCTACATTTCGCTGATTGCACTGCTCGTGGCAGTCCCCATCGGCCTCTTCGCCGCCATCTACATGGCAGAATATGCCACCAAGCGCGTCCGCTCCATCGCCAAGCCACTGATCGAGGTGCTCGCGGGTATCCCTACGATTGTTTACGGCCTTTTCGCCCTCATCACCGTGGGCCCCATGTTGCGCGATTACTTCGCCCAACCGCTGGGGCTGGGGGATTCATCATCCTCCGTCATGACCGCAGGCATCGTCATGGGAATCATGCTGATCCCCTTTGTCTCCTCGCTCAGCGATGACATCATCAACGCCGTTCCCCAATCCTTGCGTGATGGCTCCTACGGCCTCGGTGCCACGCAATCGGAAACCGTGAAACAGGTCATCCTGCCCGCAGCCCTGCCGGGCATCGTCGGCGCAGTCCTGCTAGCCGCCTCCCGCGCGATTGGTGAGACGATGATCGTGGTTCTTGGAGCAGGGGCCGCGGCCCGGCTCGACCTCAACCCGTTTGAGGCCATGACAACCGTGACCGTGAAGATCGTGGGCCAGCTCACAGGCGATACCGACTTTTCTAGCCCCGAAGCGCTGGTGGCCTTCGCACTGGGTCTGACGCTCTTCGTCATCACGCTCGCGCTCAACATCTTCGCGCTCTACATCGTCCGCAAATATCGGGAGCAATACGACTAATGACCGATATGCCGATCTCCACCGCGCCCAAACGCTCGCTCTACGCGCAAGACGCCCGCACGCAAAAGCGCAACCGGGCAGAAGCGCGCTTCCGCGCCTATGGCATGGCTGCTGTCCTCACCGGCATCCTTGCGCTTGTGGTGCTGCTGACCTCAATCCTCGGCAACGGCCTCAGCGCGTTCCAACAGACCTATATTTCCTACCCGATCACGCTGTCCGAAGACCGGCTCGACCCACAAGGCAACCGCGACCCTGAGGAAATGGCCGCCGTCACCACGTTCGGCTACCTCCCCGTGATCGCCATGTCGCTGCAGCAGCACCTTGAAGCTGAGGGGATTGACCCCGGGATGGGCGGACGTGAGCTGGCCGCCATGCTGTCCGAGGAAGCACCCGCACAAATCCGCGCCATGGTACTTGCTAATCCCGAGCTTGTCGGCACCACCATCGACGCTGAGATCCTAGCCGGCGGCCGCATCGACGGCTTTTTCAAAGGCCGCGTGACGATGGAGAGCGCCGAGAGGGACCGCAACGTGTCCGTCGCGCAATTGGAACTGGCGCAAGTGCTCGTCGAAGCCGGCATGATGGACACCCGCTTCAACTGGGATTTCATCACCTGGCCCGATGCCTCCGGTTCTCGCCCCGAAGCGGCGGGTCTCGGCGTCGCCATCATCGGCTCATTCTACATGATGCTTGTGGTCTTGGCCCTCGCACTTCCCATCGGTGTGGCCGCGTCCATCTACCTTGAGGAATTCGCCCCGAAAAATCGCCTTACGGACCTGATCGAGGTGAATATCTCCAACCTTGCCGCCGTGCCCTCCATCGTTTTCGGTATCCTCGGGTTGGCCGTGTTCATCAACTTCATGAATTTCAACCAATCCTCGCCGCTTGTCGGCGGCTTGGTCCTGACGCTCATGACCCTGCCCACAATCATTATCGCCACCCGTGCGAGCCTGCGTGCCGTGCCGCCGTCGATCCGTCAGGCCGCCCTAGGCTTGGGCGCGTCCAAGATGCAGAGCATCTTTCATCACGTCTTGCCGCTCGCCATGCCCGGCATCTTGACCGGCACGATCATCGGCCTGGCGCAGGCCCTGGGCGAAACCGCACCGCTTCTGCTGATCGGTATGGTCGCTTTCGTCCGCGAATATCCCGATTTCCTGTCGGGCCATTCGAACACATTCCCCCTGATGGGCGACGGCGCCACCGCCTTGCCCGTGCAGGTCTATAGCTGGACACAACGCTCCGACCCCGCATTCGTGGAACGGGCCTCGGGCGCGATCATCGTGCTGCTTGTGTTCCTCTTGATGATGAACCTGATCGCCATCCTGCTGCGGCGCCGGTTCGAAAGACGGTGGTGACAAGGTCCATGGAAGGCGCGAACATGAACGAGATGACCGAGATTGACCAAACCGTCGCAACCGATGCGCTGAAGATGAAAGCGCGCAGCGTGGATGTCTTCTATGGCGACAATCACGCAATCAAAGAGGTTGACGTTGATATCGCCGACAAGACCGTCACGGCCTTCATCGGCCCGTCCGGCTGCGGCAAATCCACCTTCCTTCGCGTGCTGAACCGCATGAATGACACGATCGACATCTGCCGTGTCACCGGTGACGTGACCCTCGAAGGCGAGGATATCTACGACCCCAAGGTCGACCCCGTGCAGCTGCGCGCCAAGGTCGGCATGGTGTTCCAGAAACCCAACCCGTTCCCCAAGTCGATCTTCGATAATGTCGCTTACGGCCCCCGCATCCACGGGCTGGCGCAGAACAAGGCGGATCTTGAAGGCATCGTTGAAAAGTCGCTGCGCCGCGCGGCCCTCTGGGATGAGGTGAAGGACCGTCTGACAGCGCCGGGCACCGGCCTCTCAGGTGGCCAGCAACAGCGCTTATGCATCGCACGCGCTGTGGCAACCTCACCTGAGGTTCTGCTGATGGATGAACCGTGCTCGGCGCTTGACCCCATCGCCACCGCGCAGGTCGAGGAACTTATCGACGAGCTCCGCAGTCGCTTCTCTGTCGTCATCGTCACGCACTCCATGCAGCAGGCAGCGCGCGTGTCGCAGAAGACCGCCTTCTTCCACCTCGGCAACCTCGTGGAATTCGACGACACCGACACCATTTTCACCAACCCCAGCGATCCGCGCACGGAAAGCTACATCACCGGCCGTATCGGCTAAAGACAGGGCAGGGGCCATGGCACATTCAGACCATATCGTCAGCAGTTTCGACCGCGACCTTGAAGGCATTCAGGCCAAGATCATGCGCATGGGCGGCATGGTCGAAGAGGCGATCAGCAAATCCGTTGAGGCCCTGGAGGCCCGCGATGTCGAGCTCGCGAAGACTGTGCGCAAGGCCGACAAGGCCATCGACGCGCTGGAAGAGCAGGTGAATGAGGATGCCGCGCGCATCATCGCCCTGCGGCAGCCCATCGCGTCCGATCTGCGCACCGTGCTGACCGTCTTCCGCGTCTCCGCCAACCTCGAACGCATCGGCGATTATGCCAAGAACATCGCGAAGCGCAGCCAGTCGGTGATCGAGTTGGAACACGTTCCGGGCACGGCAAAGGCGCTCAAGCGTATGGCGCGGCAGGTTGAATTGATGCTGAAAGACGTGCTCGACGCATACATCCAGCAAGACGCCGATCTGGCCGAAGATGTCCGCCAGCGCGATCTGGAAGTTGATCAGATGTATTCCGCGCTCTTCCGCGAATACCTCACCCACATGATGGAAGATCCCCGCAACATCACCACCTGTATGCACCTCCATTTCATGGCCAAGAACATCGAGCGCATGGGTGACCATGTGACATCTGTGGCCGAGCAGGTGATCTACCTTGTGACCGGTGAAATGCCCGACGATGACCGTCCGAAAGAGGACAAGACACCTTACGTTCAGGGCACATAAATGGCTGGCGAACCCCTTGTTCTGGTGGTGGAGGATGAACCCGCACAGCGCGAGGTTCTGGCCTACAACATTCGCGCCGAGGGGTTCGAGGTGCAGACCGCCGCAGCAGGGGATGAAGCCCTGGTCGCCGTACAGGAAACGCCGCCCGATGTGATCGTCCTCGATTGGATGCTGCCCCATGTTTCGGGTATCGAGGTTTGCCGTCAGCTCAAGATGAGCACCGACACCGCGAAAATCCCGATCATCATGCTCTCCGCCCGATCTGAGGAGGTCGACAAGGTCCGCGGGCTTGAGACCGGGGCCGATGATTACGTCACCAAACCCTATTCCGTGGCCGAGCTTCTGGCCCGCCTGCGCACCCAACTCCGCCGCGTGCGTCCATCCACTGTGGGTGAACGCCTCGAATACGAAGATATCAGTGTCGATCTGACCGAACATCGCGTTTATCGCGGCGGTGACGAACTGCACCTCGGCCCGACCGAATTCCGGCTACTCAGCGCCTTCATGGAACGCCCGGGCCGGGTCTGGAGCCGCGAGCAATTGCTGGACCGCGTCTGGGGCAGGGACATCTATGTCGATAGTCGCACGGTCGATGTTCACGTCGGCCGCCTGCGTAAAGCGTTGAAAGCAGGTGAGGCCGGCGACCCAATCCGCACGGTGCGCGGCGCTGGCTATTCGTTAGGTTAACTTCACGCCGTAAGCCGTTGCTGCAGAAAGCAAAAACACTGCATCGTGCTGTTCGGAAAGGATGCCGCCCGCAATCTCTTCAATGCATGCCTGATACCGTTTCGCCAGCTTCTCCACCGGGTAATTGCTGCCCCACATGACCCGATCCGCGCCGAAACTCAGCATGATATCGTCGACATAAGGCTGGATCGCTTCGACCCCGAACCGATCCCAACCGCTGTCATACATGCCCCAACCGCTTAGCTTGATCCAGGTATTCGGACGTGCAGCCAGCATCCCAACGGCCTTGTTCCACAACTCATACCCCTCTGCGCGTTGGTCATATGGGCACAACGCATGGTCGATGATGACCCGCAGGGCAGGGGTCGCAGATAGCGCCTCCAGCGCCTGTTCGGCCTGCTCAGGATACATCTGCAAGTCAAAGGTCAGCCCATCGCCTTCAAGTCGTTTCAACCCCTCACGCCATTGATTTTCGGCCATAAAGTCGCGCGGTGCAAAGGTCAGATCGGGTCGATGCGCCAACCGTCCAACGATCTGGCGCACACCACAAAAGCCGTTATACGCGCCGTGTCGTGCGAGCGTCTCTGCCAAATCACCGGCGCTCAGGTCCGCAAGCCCGACAATCCTCACAGTGTGATCGCACCGATCCGCCTCGGCCTGCACGAAGGCCGTCTCG
It contains:
- the pstC gene encoding phosphate ABC transporter permease subunit PstC; protein product: MLWILLALIFLGALGYVLGRQRAMASAGGDRRELHSLPNYYGLNVTLLTLVPALLVLGLWLIIQPIAVERIVERQIPNPYMEQVENPTLLMTEVRRLAGGIDAAIDRGFLSADDASNLASDNDIRAQLAEAGVALGADVSETVLEAAQNFRDLNATGGTWMLVVVFALAFAGLAYAYVRTHKDLRARNRVEYAILSILVVASTLAILTTVGIVLSMLWDTRNFFQLYPWQDFFFGLEWRPSFEGNSELGLIPLLWGTLYISLIALLVAVPIGLFAAIYMAEYATKRVRSIAKPLIEVLAGIPTIVYGLFALITVGPMLRDYFAQPLGLGDSSSSVMTAGIVMGIMLIPFVSSLSDDIINAVPQSLRDGSYGLGATQSETVKQVILPAALPGIVGAVLLAASRAIGETMIVVLGAGAAARLDLNPFEAMTTVTVKIVGQLTGDTDFSSPEALVAFALGLTLFVITLALNIFALYIVRKYREQYD
- a CDS encoding ATP-binding protein, encoding MIDTILNAVPDPLLQIDGLGNIANANEPALIMLGDWILGRSHGTVLRQPALQSRIEAVQSGDATAEARFERSEQSGVTEYKVRITALQADGSRGLLLHFTDVTHLREAEEIRRDFVANVSHELRTPLTAVLGFIETLRGPAKDDPAAQERFLSIMEEEAQRMNRLVSDLLSLSRVEAAERMRPSDVVDLDGLLQASLASLRPRAEETGNTLSLEIDPSATSAASIIGERDQLMQVFLNLTENAIKYGGPDKPVTLRISRGEGRGLMRGPFVQVDVTDQGDGIDGQHLPRLTERFYRVDTHRSREMGGTGLGLAIVKHIVNRHRGRLKITSEKGKGSTFSVLLPAS
- a CDS encoding substrate-binding domain-containing protein, producing MSFAKLSVSVLAVAAVSATGAAAQSRDNVQIAGSSTVLPYATIVAEAFGENFSFPTPVVESGGSSTGLRRFCEGVGENTIDIANSSRSIRESEVATCAENGVTDIIEVRFGYDGIVFASDINGPSFEFSPSDWYLALAAELPVDGAMVANPNTNWAEVNGDLPDQEISAFIPGTRHGTREVFDERVILQGCEDTGAMAAMMEMGMDEDAAEEACMEIRADGVSVDIDGDYTETLARIDADANGVGVFGLAFYENNTDRLQVATMNGVVPTVDAIATGEYPVSRPLFFYIKAAHLDVIPGLQEYASFFVSEDIAGDWGPLAAYGLVSDPELAETQAVVANRVLMGQ
- the pstB gene encoding phosphate ABC transporter ATP-binding protein PstB; the encoded protein is MNEMTEIDQTVATDALKMKARSVDVFYGDNHAIKEVDVDIADKTVTAFIGPSGCGKSTFLRVLNRMNDTIDICRVTGDVTLEGEDIYDPKVDPVQLRAKVGMVFQKPNPFPKSIFDNVAYGPRIHGLAQNKADLEGIVEKSLRRAALWDEVKDRLTAPGTGLSGGQQQRLCIARAVATSPEVLLMDEPCSALDPIATAQVEELIDELRSRFSVVIVTHSMQQAARVSQKTAFFHLGNLVEFDDTDTIFTNPSDPRTESYITGRIG
- the phoU gene encoding phosphate signaling complex protein PhoU; its protein translation is MAHSDHIVSSFDRDLEGIQAKIMRMGGMVEEAISKSVEALEARDVELAKTVRKADKAIDALEEQVNEDAARIIALRQPIASDLRTVLTVFRVSANLERIGDYAKNIAKRSQSVIELEHVPGTAKALKRMARQVELMLKDVLDAYIQQDADLAEDVRQRDLEVDQMYSALFREYLTHMMEDPRNITTCMHLHFMAKNIERMGDHVTSVAEQVIYLVTGEMPDDDRPKEDKTPYVQGT
- the pstA gene encoding phosphate ABC transporter permease PstA, which gives rise to MTDMPISTAPKRSLYAQDARTQKRNRAEARFRAYGMAAVLTGILALVVLLTSILGNGLSAFQQTYISYPITLSEDRLDPQGNRDPEEMAAVTTFGYLPVIAMSLQQHLEAEGIDPGMGGRELAAMLSEEAPAQIRAMVLANPELVGTTIDAEILAGGRIDGFFKGRVTMESAERDRNVSVAQLELAQVLVEAGMMDTRFNWDFITWPDASGSRPEAAGLGVAIIGSFYMMLVVLALALPIGVAASIYLEEFAPKNRLTDLIEVNISNLAAVPSIVFGILGLAVFINFMNFNQSSPLVGGLVLTLMTLPTIIIATRASLRAVPPSIRQAALGLGASKMQSIFHHVLPLAMPGILTGTIIGLAQALGETAPLLLIGMVAFVREYPDFLSGHSNTFPLMGDGATALPVQVYSWTQRSDPAFVERASGAIIVLLVFLLMMNLIAILLRRRFERRW
- the phoB gene encoding phosphate regulon transcriptional regulator PhoB, whose translation is MAGEPLVLVVEDEPAQREVLAYNIRAEGFEVQTAAAGDEALVAVQETPPDVIVLDWMLPHVSGIEVCRQLKMSTDTAKIPIIMLSARSEEVDKVRGLETGADDYVTKPYSVAELLARLRTQLRRVRPSTVGERLEYEDISVDLTEHRVYRGGDELHLGPTEFRLLSAFMERPGRVWSREQLLDRVWGRDIYVDSRTVDVHVGRLRKALKAGEAGDPIRTVRGAGYSLG
- a CDS encoding amidohydrolase translates to MALNDLLPSGYIDAHHHVWAPDTRGDEIGYGWLRDIGAPKPFGDPTPIQRDYLMEEFLAEAEVAPRASVHVQTDGALPDPVAETAFVQAEADRCDHTVRIVGLADLSAGDLAETLARHGAYNGFCGVRQIVGRLAHRPDLTFAPRDFMAENQWREGLKRLEGDGLTFDLQMYPEQAEQALEALSATPALRVIIDHALCPYDQRAEGYELWNKAVGMLAARPNTWIKLSGWGMYDSGWDRFGVEAIQPYVDDIMLSFGADRVMWGSNYPVEKLAKRYQACIEEIAGGILSEQHDAVFLLSAATAYGVKLT